The Opitutus sp. ER46 genome has a window encoding:
- a CDS encoding malate dehydrogenase → MKTPIRVAVTGAAGQIGYSLLFRIASGAMFGPDQPVILQLIEVPVEKAMKALEGVSMELDDCAFPLLKGMVLTDSANVGFKDANWCLLVGAKPRGPGMERADLLKDNGKIFIAQGKVIDQVAAENARVAVVGNPANTNCMIVASQAKRLTPDRFTAMVRLDQNRAQTQLAKKAGVDLTKVKDIFIYGNHSPSMFPAFAHAKIDGRPATQVITDQAWLQGPFCETVGKRGAAIIAARGASSAASAANALVDHVRDLMTPGAIHSVAVKSNGLYGFDPEVWAGMPVRTTGPGHYEVITNYKMDDFAKQKIAATNKELVEERAFVADMLKG, encoded by the coding sequence ATGAAGACCCCCATCCGCGTCGCCGTTACGGGAGCTGCCGGCCAGATCGGCTACTCTCTTCTCTTCCGCATCGCCTCTGGCGCGATGTTCGGTCCCGACCAGCCCGTCATCCTCCAGCTGATCGAAGTGCCCGTCGAGAAGGCCATGAAGGCCCTCGAGGGTGTCTCCATGGAGCTCGATGACTGCGCCTTCCCCCTGCTCAAGGGCATGGTCCTCACCGACAGCGCCAATGTCGGCTTCAAGGACGCCAACTGGTGCCTCCTCGTCGGCGCCAAGCCGCGTGGCCCGGGCATGGAGCGCGCCGATCTCCTCAAGGACAACGGCAAGATCTTCATCGCGCAGGGCAAGGTCATCGACCAGGTCGCGGCCGAGAATGCCCGCGTCGCGGTCGTCGGCAACCCGGCGAACACGAACTGCATGATCGTTGCCAGCCAGGCCAAGCGCCTGACGCCCGATCGGTTCACCGCCATGGTCCGCCTCGACCAGAACCGCGCCCAGACCCAGCTGGCCAAGAAGGCCGGCGTCGACCTGACCAAGGTGAAGGACATCTTCATCTACGGTAACCACAGCCCGTCCATGTTCCCGGCCTTCGCGCACGCGAAGATCGATGGTCGTCCGGCCACCCAGGTGATCACTGACCAGGCTTGGCTGCAGGGGCCCTTCTGCGAGACCGTCGGCAAGCGCGGCGCCGCCATCATCGCCGCCCGTGGCGCCTCCTCGGCCGCTTCCGCCGCCAACGCCCTCGTCGACCACGTCCGTGACCTCATGACCCCGGGTGCGATCCACTCGGTCGCCGTCAAGTCCAACGGCCTGTACGGCTTCGATCCCGAGGTTTGGGCCGGCATGCCGGTTCGCACCACCGGCCCGGGCCACTACGAGGTCATCACCAACTACAAGATGGACGACTTCGCGAAGCAGAAGATTGCCGCCACGAACAAGGAGCTCGTCGAAGAGCGCGCGTTCGTTGCCGACATGCTGAAGGGCTGA
- a CDS encoding 3-deoxy-7-phosphoheptulonate synthase, translated as MHRTSDINVVETRLLPSPADLLREIPKTESEAEFVAHARRDIHNLMFNGDRRFLLVVGPCSIHDLSAGREYARRLAALSREVRDRIMIVMRVYFEKPRTTVGWKGLIMDPHLDGSYDIASGLRLARQFLREVLDLGLPTATELLDPITPQYIADLICWSAIGARTTESQTHRQMASGLSMPLGFKNGTDGSIQTAINAIKAAAQRQTFLGINVDGSASAIVTRGNPDCHLVLRGGSEGPNYSPDDIAKADALLTKAGLRPAIVVDCSHDNSAKQPERQPEVLRALLTQIAGGNRSILGAMIESNLEAGNQPFPQPKSQLRYGVSITDGCIDWPTTEALVRDVHAALACRLK; from the coding sequence ATGCACAGAACCTCCGACATCAATGTCGTTGAAACCCGTCTGCTTCCCTCGCCGGCCGACCTGCTCCGCGAGATTCCGAAGACGGAGTCGGAGGCCGAGTTCGTGGCTCACGCCCGCCGCGACATCCACAACCTGATGTTCAACGGCGACCGGCGCTTCCTCCTCGTTGTCGGCCCGTGCTCCATCCACGACCTGTCCGCCGGCCGCGAATACGCCCGGCGCCTCGCCGCGCTCTCCCGGGAGGTTCGCGACCGGATCATGATCGTGATGCGCGTCTACTTTGAGAAGCCCCGCACGACGGTCGGCTGGAAGGGCCTGATCATGGATCCGCACCTGGATGGCTCGTACGACATCGCCTCCGGCCTGCGGCTTGCCCGCCAGTTCCTCCGCGAGGTTCTAGACTTGGGCCTGCCGACCGCCACCGAACTGCTCGACCCGATCACGCCGCAGTACATCGCCGACTTGATCTGCTGGTCGGCCATCGGCGCCCGCACCACCGAGTCCCAAACCCATCGCCAGATGGCCAGCGGCCTTTCCATGCCGCTCGGTTTCAAGAATGGCACCGACGGCTCCATCCAGACCGCCATCAACGCGATCAAGGCCGCCGCCCAGCGGCAGACTTTCCTCGGCATCAACGTCGACGGTTCCGCCTCGGCCATCGTCACCCGCGGCAACCCCGACTGCCATCTCGTCCTCCGGGGCGGTTCCGAGGGCCCCAACTACTCGCCGGACGACATCGCCAAGGCCGACGCCCTGCTCACCAAGGCCGGGCTTCGCCCCGCGATCGTCGTCGACTGCTCGCACGACAACTCCGCCAAGCAGCCCGAGCGTCAGCCCGAGGTCCTGCGCGCGTTGCTGACGCAGATCGCCGGCGGCAACCGCTCCATCCTCGGCGCCATGATTGAGAGCAACCTCGAGGCCGGGAACCAGCCGTTCCCCCAGCCGAAGTCCCAGCTCCGTTACGGCGTCTCCATCACCGATGGCTGCATCGACTGGCCAACCACCGAGGCGCTCGTACGCGACGTCCACGCGGCCCTGGCCTGCCGGCTCAAATAA
- a CDS encoding (deoxy)nucleoside triphosphate pyrophosphohydrolase: MSTPPLPVVCALIEDGAGRVLVAQRPAHKHLGLKWEFAGGKVEPGEAPEAALVREIREELGCTIVLRAPLPRYTHDYGTVVIEMIPFRCALGPGSPAPQAHEHVALRWVTPAELPALDLAPADRPLLAKLGG, from the coding sequence ATGTCGACTCCACCGCTGCCCGTCGTGTGTGCCCTCATCGAGGATGGGGCGGGCCGTGTGCTCGTGGCGCAGCGGCCCGCGCACAAGCACCTCGGGCTGAAGTGGGAGTTCGCCGGGGGCAAGGTCGAGCCGGGCGAGGCGCCCGAGGCCGCGCTCGTCCGCGAGATCCGCGAAGAGCTGGGCTGCACGATCGTGCTGCGCGCTCCCCTCCCCCGCTACACGCACGACTATGGCACGGTCGTGATCGAGATGATCCCATTCCGGTGCGCGCTCGGCCCGGGCTCACCCGCGCCGCAGGCGCACGAGCATGTTGCGCTGCGCTGGGTAACCCCCGCGGAGCTGCCCGCACTCGACCTCGCCCCCGCCGACCGCCCGCTGCTGGCGAAGCTGGGTGGGTGA
- a CDS encoding HU family DNA-binding protein → MNKAELVIEVQKLMGAATSKAAAERVIDAVLAGVKRGLRRDKEVTLVGFGTFAAAVRPARRGFNPHTKKPMKIPAIRTVRFKAGTDLRAIA, encoded by the coding sequence ATGAACAAGGCCGAGCTGGTGATCGAAGTGCAGAAGCTGATGGGCGCCGCCACATCCAAGGCGGCGGCGGAGCGCGTGATCGACGCGGTCCTCGCGGGCGTGAAGCGTGGGCTGCGGCGCGACAAAGAGGTCACCCTCGTCGGCTTCGGCACCTTTGCCGCGGCGGTACGGCCGGCGCGCCGCGGGTTCAATCCGCACACGAAGAAGCCGATGAAGATCCCGGCGATCCGGACCGTGCGCTTCAAGGCGGGGACGGACCTGCGGGCGATCGCCTGA
- a CDS encoding folate-binding protein YgfZ, giving the protein MNSDQNTELLVWKPACWLRVSGPDAAEFLQGQFTNDLRRLLPGEAVYGLWLSVKGKVIADSHVLRGAAPDEFWVGSVNAPAAVVRERLESHIIADDVCVEDQTEAWAGLTVFGAERVTVEAAAGSAGPAGGGFVFAGRRSRDVHWEWIFPAAQATAARAALGNAVELTPDEVERRRILAEIPAVPADIGPNDLPNEGGLDVDAISYTKGCYLGQEIMSRLKSMGQIRRRLVRVSGAGPRPPLPAPLHAGERLVGELRSTAASSDHGWIGLALLTRTQVAAGATLGLAPGEPGVVQVEETP; this is encoded by the coding sequence ATGAATTCCGATCAAAATACCGAGCTGCTCGTTTGGAAACCGGCCTGCTGGCTGCGCGTGAGTGGTCCGGACGCCGCGGAATTCCTCCAAGGGCAGTTCACGAACGACCTGCGCAGGCTCCTTCCCGGCGAGGCCGTTTACGGGCTCTGGCTCTCCGTCAAAGGCAAGGTCATCGCCGACAGCCATGTTCTCCGCGGCGCGGCGCCAGACGAATTCTGGGTCGGCAGCGTAAACGCGCCCGCCGCGGTGGTAAGGGAGCGGCTCGAGAGCCACATCATCGCGGACGACGTGTGCGTGGAGGACCAGACGGAAGCATGGGCAGGACTGACGGTCTTCGGGGCCGAGCGGGTCACGGTCGAGGCGGCAGCCGGCAGCGCCGGACCGGCTGGCGGAGGATTCGTCTTTGCCGGGAGGCGCAGCCGGGACGTGCACTGGGAATGGATCTTCCCCGCCGCCCAGGCGACCGCCGCGCGCGCGGCGCTAGGCAACGCGGTCGAACTCACGCCGGACGAGGTCGAGCGTCGGCGTATTCTGGCCGAGATCCCGGCGGTGCCGGCCGACATCGGTCCGAACGACCTGCCCAACGAAGGCGGGCTCGACGTCGACGCCATCTCCTACACGAAAGGCTGCTATCTCGGGCAGGAGATCATGTCGCGGTTGAAATCGATGGGCCAAATCCGGCGTCGGCTGGTGCGCGTAAGCGGCGCCGGGCCGCGACCGCCGTTGCCCGCGCCGCTGCACGCGGGCGAACGGCTCGTCGGCGAACTGCGCTCGACCGCCGCGTCTTCAGACCACGGGTGGATTGGGCTCGCGCTGCTCACTCGGACCCAGGTCGCAGCCGGCGCCACGCTTGGCCTGGCTCCGGGAGAGCCGGGCGTGGTCCAGGTGGAGGAAACGCCATGA
- the galK gene encoding galactokinase, which translates to MKSALIAKFSQAYGRSPEIIARAPGRIEFIGNHTDYNGGTVLGAAIDRGVWVGLARREDGLRRFASDQREGIISQCADQLAKGTGQASWVNYPLGVIAAFPHFGLKAPGGFDYYAISDLPVGAGLSSSAAIELASALAFVAATGQEPDRETLVKVGKHAENNFVGVPCGILDQGVSGFGRKDHLVFIDCRGPRFDTVPLPSQAHFWIFNTHTKHALVDGLYAARHRECMEAARTLGVGLLVEVTPATLNANLAKLEPTAGKRARHVVEEIARVDEAGQALRAGNLAAVGRLLTASHRSSQHLFENSTPELDFLVDTLVAAPHVYGSRLTGGGFGGAVMALTSPDFGDVQAQAVADAYARKFGAKPDILHAQTGDGAQLCR; encoded by the coding sequence ATGAAGTCCGCTCTCATCGCGAAGTTTTCCCAAGCCTACGGGCGTTCGCCCGAGATCATCGCCCGCGCACCCGGGCGGATCGAATTCATCGGGAATCACACCGACTACAACGGCGGCACCGTGCTCGGTGCGGCCATCGACCGCGGGGTGTGGGTCGGACTCGCCCGGCGGGAGGATGGTCTCCGCCGCTTCGCGAGCGACCAGCGCGAGGGCATCATCTCGCAGTGCGCGGACCAGCTGGCGAAGGGCACGGGCCAGGCGAGCTGGGTCAACTACCCGCTCGGCGTGATCGCGGCGTTTCCCCACTTCGGGCTGAAAGCGCCGGGTGGCTTCGACTATTACGCGATCTCAGACCTGCCGGTCGGCGCCGGCCTCAGCAGCAGCGCGGCGATCGAACTCGCGTCGGCGCTCGCCTTCGTGGCCGCCACGGGCCAGGAGCCGGACCGCGAGACCCTCGTGAAGGTCGGCAAGCACGCGGAGAACAACTTCGTCGGCGTGCCCTGCGGCATCCTTGACCAGGGCGTCTCCGGCTTCGGCCGCAAGGATCACCTCGTCTTCATCGACTGCCGGGGGCCGCGGTTCGACACCGTGCCGCTGCCCAGCCAGGCGCACTTCTGGATCTTCAACACGCACACCAAGCACGCGCTCGTCGACGGCCTGTACGCCGCGCGTCACCGCGAGTGCATGGAGGCGGCCCGCACCCTCGGCGTGGGCCTGCTGGTGGAGGTCACGCCGGCCACGCTCAACGCGAACCTGGCCAAGCTCGAGCCCACCGCCGGCAAGCGCGCCCGGCATGTGGTGGAGGAGATCGCCCGGGTGGATGAAGCCGGCCAGGCGCTCCGCGCCGGCAACCTGGCGGCGGTCGGCCGGCTGCTGACGGCGTCGCATCGCAGCTCGCAGCACCTCTTCGAGAACAGCACCCCCGAGCTCGACTTCCTCGTCGACACGCTGGTCGCGGCGCCGCACGTGTACGGCTCCCGGCTCACCGGCGGCGGCTTTGGCGGCGCGGTGATGGCGCTGACGTCTCCGGACTTCGGAGACGTCCAGGCGCAGGCGGTGGCCGACGCGTACGCGCGGAAAT
- a CDS encoding FAD-dependent oxidoreductase, translated as MPSSSAFPSLESVLTRHPYPDLVVIGATPAGLMAAIAAARLGGSAVVFERSAHLGGLPANGLGATDIGTRGATGGLFAEFLRRIRAHYVARFGPDSAQVRDCREGHHFEPHVAETVLQAMVAEHPNVIIVTGVQFDVAPDAVVLAGRVLTAVVVTERRTGRRFTVPARAFVDATYEGDLAAACGAPFRLGREGVCQHREALAGRLYKYWEGPVADGSTGEADEAVQAYNFRVALTRDPANRRPIERPASYQRDEYASLVADLQLDRATGLPGAPRPEREWSGLGRVVNLEPLPNGKFDANNQHAAFVSTDLPEENWPWPTADWAWRDAFAARLRDYTLGLLWFCQHDPELPTDFRAACAAWGLAADEYQDNGNFPRQVYVREARRILGEHVFTAQDAMPAQEGGRPPVHADSVTASHYALDSHAVRKREPGRVHLDGFFSAPSAPYTVPYRVILPQGVDGLLVPVAASASHVGYSTLRMEPCWMALGEAAGTAAALARRAGVAPREVDVGAVQRDLLRHGAVLLHFADVRPGHPHYEAVQLLGLRGLLPEWEARPDDVVRSEELAAWREALALPPTPFAPFAMLTRAAALHQLWGELSHLQSSVPAAR; from the coding sequence ATGCCCTCTTCGTCTGCTTTCCCTTCCCTCGAGTCCGTGCTGACGCGCCACCCGTATCCTGATCTGGTGGTGATCGGCGCGACGCCGGCCGGACTCATGGCCGCGATCGCCGCCGCCCGCCTGGGCGGCTCCGCCGTCGTCTTCGAGCGGTCCGCGCATCTCGGCGGGCTGCCGGCCAATGGCCTCGGGGCCACCGACATCGGGACGCGCGGGGCCACCGGCGGGCTGTTTGCCGAGTTTCTGCGCCGCATTCGTGCGCATTACGTCGCCCGCTTCGGCCCCGATTCCGCCCAGGTTCGCGACTGCCGGGAGGGACATCACTTCGAGCCGCACGTTGCCGAAACCGTGCTCCAGGCGATGGTGGCCGAGCACCCCAACGTCATCATCGTCACCGGGGTGCAGTTTGACGTGGCGCCTGACGCCGTGGTGCTCGCCGGTCGGGTGCTCACCGCGGTGGTGGTCACGGAGCGCCGCACGGGCCGACGCTTCACCGTGCCGGCCCGTGCGTTTGTGGACGCGACCTATGAGGGCGATCTCGCGGCTGCCTGCGGTGCCCCGTTCCGGCTCGGCCGGGAGGGGGTGTGCCAGCACCGCGAGGCGCTCGCCGGCCGGCTCTACAAATACTGGGAGGGTCCGGTGGCCGACGGTTCGACCGGTGAGGCGGACGAAGCGGTTCAGGCGTACAATTTCCGCGTCGCGTTGACCCGCGACCCCGCCAACCGCCGCCCGATCGAGCGGCCCGCGTCGTACCAGCGCGACGAGTACGCCTCACTCGTCGCCGACCTGCAGCTCGACCGCGCCACCGGCCTGCCCGGGGCTCCGCGGCCCGAGCGTGAGTGGTCCGGCCTCGGCCGCGTCGTAAATCTCGAGCCGCTCCCCAACGGCAAGTTCGACGCCAACAACCAGCACGCGGCGTTCGTCTCCACCGACCTGCCCGAGGAAAACTGGCCCTGGCCGACCGCCGACTGGGCGTGGCGCGACGCCTTTGCCGCCCGCCTGCGCGACTACACCCTCGGCCTGCTCTGGTTCTGCCAGCATGACCCCGAACTGCCGACGGATTTTCGCGCCGCCTGCGCCGCGTGGGGCCTCGCGGCGGACGAGTATCAGGATAACGGAAATTTTCCGCGCCAGGTTTATGTGCGCGAGGCGCGGCGGATCCTTGGGGAACACGTTTTCACCGCGCAGGACGCGATGCCGGCGCAGGAAGGCGGACGCCCGCCGGTGCACGCCGACAGCGTGACGGCGAGCCACTACGCGCTGGATTCGCACGCGGTGCGCAAGCGCGAGCCGGGCCGCGTGCACCTCGACGGCTTTTTCAGCGCGCCTTCCGCTCCCTACACCGTGCCGTACCGCGTCATCCTGCCGCAGGGCGTCGACGGCCTGCTGGTGCCGGTGGCGGCCTCGGCGAGCCACGTGGGCTACAGCACCTTGCGGATGGAGCCGTGCTGGATGGCGCTGGGCGAAGCCGCGGGCACGGCCGCGGCGCTGGCGCGACGCGCGGGAGTTGCCCCTCGGGAGGTCGATGTCGGAGCCGTGCAACGGGACCTCCTGCGCCACGGCGCTGTGCTGCTCCATTTTGCCGACGTCCGCCCCGGCCATCCGCACTATGAGGCCGTCCAACTGCTCGGGCTGCGCGGCCTGCTTCCGGAATGGGAGGCGCGGCCGGACGACGTCGTGCGCTCGGAGGAACTGGCGGCGTGGCGCGAGGCGCTCGCGCTACCACCGACGCCGTTCGCGCCATTTGCGATGCTCACCCGCGCGGCCGCGCTGCACCAGTTGTGGGGCGAACTGTCGCACCTTCAATCCAGCGTCCCTGCAGCAAGGTAA